In Oreochromis niloticus isolate F11D_XX linkage group LG22, O_niloticus_UMD_NMBU, whole genome shotgun sequence, the sequence TTAGTACATGAACAAGAGTGGagaagttatttttttctccaaatgttGAACTATTCTTAAGTAGCCTGTGTTACAGGAATTAGATGCATAGCATAGACCCTTTCTTCTCCATTTCCTGTGTGATAAGGTTAAACCGACTCTGGCAAGAAACCAAGTCTTTTTTCTCACCGACATCTTAAGTATTCCTCCCCAAACACACATTAAAGCTAAACTCTATTTACATAATCATTCACTGATGTTCTATATCATCAATAATTCATTTTACGCCTAAATCATCAGTTCATGTAAGGTTGTTTAATCTATTGAAAATATTTGGATAAAGCCAATGGAAGATTTTCATAACTCGTGTTCAGACTTTATGTTATTGAGGGTGGGGAAAAAGTCATCTCTCCTTTCAAAAATAGCAGGAGCCATCATGTGCTACTGGATTACTGGAAGAGTCCTTTtctgaccaggatatgtccttcagcgtgcacattaaacaaatatgtactGTTGCTTtctttcactgtgcaatatcactaaaactacaaacatcctgtctcagagtgaaaaaaaaacaaaacaaaacagttcatGCATTTTTTAACTTCTACGCTGGACGATGGTAATTCATCATTATCAGGCTGATCTAAaagctccctgaaaagccttcagttgatccagaTGGATGCAGCGAGAGTAGACCATATTTCTTTCATATTAGCTTGCCTTCAGTGGCgctctgttaaatccagaattaaatttaaaatccttctcctcacatacaaggtcttcaATAATCAGGCCCTGTTGCATCTTAAAGATCTCATACCATCATATTATCCTAATAGAggacttcactctcagactgctggcttaCTTGCGGTTCCTAAGAAATTTAAAAGTAGAACAGGAGCGAGAGCCTTCACCTTTCAGGCCCCTTTCCTGTGGAGCCAGCTTCTAGTTGGAGCTATATCAAATCACcttgaaccctcccttagttaagGTGCCATAGGCTCAGGCTGCTGGGGGGCTTCACATTATGCACACTGCACGTCCTCTCCACTCCCCACATGTTTATGGACCATTCTGGCATGTTGTTATCgtttattttgtgttgtgttcTGTCTCCCTACacactccttttttctttttgctttatgCTGTTTTTCCCCCACTGACATTTCAGcaacaaacaataaacaacattggcattttttttgcaattttaacTGAAGCGATCGTTCTACAGCAAAGCGTGTTAACTGATTAACATAGAGCATATGAGGACTTCGTGATCTTACCTCCAATTGCACTACACCTTGAGATGATCTCCCACAGTACGAGAGCCATGGAATAAACATCGGCTTGTTTGAAAGACTCAATGTTTTCTAGGTTGATTCTGGACTCCAACACCTCGGGGGCCATGTACCTGGCAGTGCCCACCTGTGGAAATGCAAATAGAGAGAGAAACAGGTTAATTATTGTCTTTGAGTCTTTGACCATAGTTGCAAATGGTAGGGGAATGCACAATATTGTTATGCACGATTTAAATATAGAGGTACATCTAGGGGAAGGTGGCGAACCACTTTTTTATCTGCCAAAACAGCTATCGTTTTGTTGAAAATGGCTCGTTAAACAGTAGCTGCATTAATCGAGCGACAGGTAGTGATTTTGTCCTGTGTGCTGTAAGAGATTAAATCACATTTATCTACATGAGGAAAAAAAGTTGATGTAGaaaataattagaaaaaaagGGCACCACTGAGCTCATCAAAACCTTGCTTGTCTTCACATAATTACCATCCTCGAAAATGTGTCCACTGGAGCTTCCTCCTAATGCATTAGGGGCATCACAATGCATTAGGTGTGCTGTGTGGCAAAGGGTGAGTCCTTTTCATAACAAGCCATTTTCATAACAGAGTGTAAATTGTCTCTGGCCTATTACGTTTTTGTAATGAGTCCATTAAGAATCAATCAAGCCTGTTTGTCTTGTGACTatgataaaacaacaacaacccaagAGCACTTACAGCAGTATTTCTATCAGTATTATCCTTCTGGGGACAAGATGGAGTGAGTGCCATATATACACACGATGTCCTGAAGTTGTGAGGGtaagaaaatgaaaagtttGATATATAGCTTAGCTCTTTTCAAAGTCTGACAAATATCCCAGAAGAATTATACGACAGGGCTTAGAGTGGTTTGTGTTTGGGGCGCTGGCAAAATTTATGATCTCTGAAGTGACTGACAGCCAAGTGAAAACAATCGATCGCCCAAAATTTAGTCTTAGGTAAGCCTTACCTGCCCACTGTTGGCCAGCTCATCCACAGACAGAGAGTTGTCCAGCCGAAGTGCAAGGCCAAAATCACACAGGCAGCAGGTCAAGTCATTTTTCACCAGTATGTTGGAGCTCTTAATGTCCCTGTGTGCGATAGGCACCTTGGAGCGACCGCAGGGGGTGCGGTCGCTGTGAAGGTGTGCCACTCCACGGGCTAGCGAACCCCCGAGCAGCCACAGGTCATGCCAGCTGATAATATTATGAGTCAGGTACTCCTGGAGATTCCCTCGTGGATGATAAGCTGTGATCAGCCAGTACTGTCTCTGCTCCTTCCTGTCCTCTGCTGTCAGGAAGTGAAGCACATTCTCATGCGTCAAATCCGCATCTGAGAAAATGTCCTTCTCGTTCTTCCAGGATGGATACTCCTCGTTTGAGAAAATTTTAATTGCTACAGTCTCAAAGTTCTGCTCCACGCTAACAGAGGAGCCCTGCTTCAGCTTGGCTTTGTAAACTTCTGCAAAGCGCCCTTTTCCAACCTGCACGTCCAGCTCGATGGGCAGCAGCTCAGTGTTGTGATTGAGGCTGTTGGCGTGCGTGGAGCTGCTGTCTTCTTCTATAATGACGAGTGGGTCGATTTCCAGCGGAGAACCTTTCTTGCGTCTGCAGTGGGCATTGCGCTGGCGGCACACGCGGTAGAAGTAGAAGAAAGTGATCACCACGGTAGCCATAACCAGGAGAGGCACCAGGCTTACTAAGATAACAGCCATCACCTGTGGTTCTGTGGGCCCTAAAGGTCAAAGAATCAGGACGTGTTAATAAAGATAGGTGAGGTTAAGATGCAGAACAGATGTTATGACAACCAGTTTAAAAGTCACTTTAAATCTGTGAGAGTAGTAACCgtgtttctcctttttttaaactacaaCACCCACAATATGaagacataaaacacaaaattactTTGTGGCAGATTGTATCAGCACTTAGCTACGAGTAAAGTAATGCTCAGAAGACACCAGAGAAACCTGATGCTTCTTTGAGGAATGTTTATCGGGATCAGAAAGCTAAAGTTAGATTCTCAGCCACAAGTGTAAACTGCTCCAAACCCTGACCCAGTCAAGCACATATTGTGTCTCTTTATAGCACATGTCTGATTCTTATAATTTGGGAGGTGGTGTGTCTGGTAGCTGCTTTGGTTTTGGCAAACAGTGAGAGTTTATGCTTGTGCTGTGTTTATAGTCCAGTTTTTAAAGCTGCAGCAATAGAAGAAGATCTATAAAAAGTAGATCACCAGACATAACACACTAAACGAGAAAACCTCAAATGGTCCCCAGTATGAAGCGCTCTAAATTTAGTCATTTATAAGTTGCGTTGTCAAAGTGAATGCCACACTTTACTTAGCTGTCTAGCTTACATTTGAGTTGCATAACACGTGGAGGCAAAAGTATCACGTGTGCATTATTATTCAGAAATACCAGGCAAATAATTTTAGGAGCAAGTGTAAATGCGCAGAGCAGAGTCAGGCATCTAACCGACTGCGGAGTTGAGCCCTCGACTTctctcaaatttttttttttctgaacaggAAACCACATGTCTGAAATCCTCTACAGGGCCTCAGACagactgtttgttttgatttttgtggaGTGAGAAGCTATTTCTCACAACAAACCTGTCACTGTGCCTCCAAACTCCTCCGGGCTTTAGACAAAATCCTTACTTGTTGTGTGAATTATTGAAAGTGCAGAAGTAATGCTACATTTAAGGTCTGGAGATGCTGTGAAAAGCCGTGTTATTGAGAATTATCTTTAAGTTCAAAGTGTGAAATACTGCATACACAAGAGTAGAATCTTTAGAGGGAAAAGGCTTTAAGAAATACTCTTGCTGGTGGGAAGTAGATCCATACTACTCACATACCTGCCTGTTAAATATGATGCTTCAGATatgcttagcttagcataacaACTAGAAACCGTGGAAAACAGTGGCACCTACCATCTTAAATAAAGCTTTAAAGCTGTACTTGTATATGTGTTTACACACCAGTCAGTCACAGCATTAAAcccactgacaggtgaagtgaataacatTGATCATCTCGTTACGTCTTGTTCGATTCTGGCATTCACATGGG encodes:
- the LOC100692823 gene encoding TGF-beta receptor type-2-like isoform X1 is translated as MKLNKLCKFCDIQPTNCSGKGNCKVECGITSICPQKEDVCVSIWRKKDGNVTFDTVCHNPAEKLYGLVLKDYNNSECEMKELSGMGSKFFICSCSEDECNERVFFDPRPTEPQVMAVILVSLVPLLVMATVVITFFYFYRVCRQRNAHCRRKKGSPLEIDPLVIIEEDSSSTHANSLNHNTELLPIELDVQVGKGRFAEVYKAKLKQGSSVSVEQNFETVAIKIFSNEEYPSWKNEKDIFSDADLTHENVLHFLTAEDRKEQRQYWLITAYHPRGNLQEYLTHNIISWHDLWLLGGSLARGVAHLHSDRTPCGRSKVPIAHRDIKSSNILVKNDLTCCLCDFGLALRLDNSLSVDELANSGQVGTARYMAPEVLESRINLENIESFKQADVYSMALVLWEIISRCSAIGDVKAYEPPFGNLREHPCVESMKDSVLRDRGRPEIPNSWTNHSGIQMLCASIEDCWDHDPEARLTAHCVAERFNGMEYLDKLSDCSDSEEKIPEEIFVVDEK
- the LOC100692823 gene encoding TGF-beta receptor type-2-like precursor (The RefSeq protein has 2 substitutions compared to this genomic sequence) translates to MELLRFSAFWCGMILFGSSLLEEAEASRMKLNKLCKFCDIQPTNCSGKGNCKVECGITSICPQKEGVCVSIWRKKDGNVTFDTVCHNPAEKLYGLVLKDYNNSECEMKELSGMGSKFFICSCSEDECNERVFFDPRPTEPQVMAVILVSLVPLLVMATVVITFFYFYRVCRQRNAHCRRKKGSPLEIDPLVIIEEDSSSTHANSLNHNTELLPIELDVQVGKGRFAEVYKAKLKQGSSVSVEQNFETVAIKIFSNEEYPSWKNEKDIFSDADLTHENVLHFLTAEDRKEQRQYWLITAYHPRGNLQEYLTHNIISWHDLWLLGGSLARGVAHLHSDRTPCGRSKVPIAHRDIKSSNILVKNDLTCCLCDFGLALRLDNSLSVDELANSGQVGTARYMAPEVLESRINLENIESFKQADVYSMALVLWEIISRCSAIGDVKAYEPPFGNLREHPCVESMKDSVLRDRGRPEIPNSWTNHSGIQMLCASIEDCWDHDPEARLTAHCVAERFNGMEYLDKLSDCSDSEEKIPEEIFVVDEK